A stretch of the Aegilops tauschii subsp. strangulata cultivar AL8/78 chromosome 4, Aet v6.0, whole genome shotgun sequence genome encodes the following:
- the LOC109743372 gene encoding pentatricopeptide repeat-containing protein At1g11630, mitochondrial-like — translation MAAAAALCQALAPAPALLLRRQDLVRLLSTQAQSSTAPTISPAELARIKNSIRSADTPLDELAALFLKGIPHPPFLGDRSIFSLAVSRLTAAAHPDLVYRVLSASLTTLPAPHPSEGFLVRLIMLYVAAGMRTHSLSTFRLVVPPSDRALSALLAAYYDADQPARAIQAFRDLPAKLSIMPGIVSHNVLLKCMVATGDVAGARQVFDGMPSSSNRVVFLEVEIEFACSWMSEW, via the coding sequence atggccgccgccgccgcgctctgCCAGGCCCTCGCCCCGGCACCGGCGCTGCTCCTCCGCCGCCAGGACCTCGTGCGCCTCCTCTCCACGCAGGCCCAGTCCTCCACGGCCCCCACCATCAGCCCCGCCGAGCTCGCCCGCATCAAGAACTCCATCCGCAGTGCTGACACGCCGCTCGACGAGCTCGCCGCCCTCTTCCTGAAAGGCATCCCGCACCCGCCCTTCCTCGGCGACCGCTCGATCTTCTCCCTCGCCGTCTCccgcctcaccgccgccgcccacccCGACCTCGTCTACCGCGTGCTCTCCGCCTCCCTCACCACCCTCCCGGCGCCGCACCCCTCCGAGGGCTTCCTCGTCCGCCTCATCATGCTCTACGTCGCCGCAGGCATGCGCACACACTCCCTCTCCACCTTCCGCCTCGTCGTGCCCCCCTCCGACCGCGCCCTCTCCGCCCTCCTCGCCGCCTACTACGACGCCGACCAGCCCGCCCGCGCCATCCAGGCCTTCCGCGACCTCCCAGCCAAGCTCTCAATCATGCCGGGCATCGTGTCCCACAACGTGCTCCTCAAGTGCATGGTCGCCACGGGGGACGTTGCCGGCGCCCGCCAGGTGTTTGACGGAATGCCCAGTTCGTCAAATAGAGTAGTTTTTTTAGAAGTTGAAATAGAGTTTGCTTGTTCGTGGATGAGTGAGTGGTGA